From Caretta caretta isolate rCarCar2 chromosome 3, rCarCar1.hap1, whole genome shotgun sequence, a single genomic window includes:
- the KCNK16 gene encoding potassium channel subfamily K member 16, with protein sequence MSHLVVRGRRINWTLVLVLGYLFYLLLGAMVFQLLEKQAEAQCRDQFQLEKLKFLQNYTCLDKQALEQFVQVILEAWEKGVNPEGNSTNPSNWDFSNSFFFAGTVVTTIGYGNLAPSTVAGQVFCVFYALFGVPLNLAFLNQLGKGLNAHLITLERWVHKPGRARVVQTLALALFLTAGTLLFLVFPPMIFSYVEGWSYGEGFYFTFITLSTIGFGDYVVGTDPNKHYISMYRSLAAIWIVFGLAWLALVFNLGADLMEKFLQLKWHKPGTAEEAITKMEDDPDQPRIHIPS encoded by the exons atgtcccaccTCGTGGTGCGCGGCCGGCGGATCAACTGGACTCTGGTGCTGGTGCTGGGGTATCTCTTTTACCTCCTCCTGGGGGCCATGGTGTTCCAGCTGCTGGAGAAGCAGGCAGAGGCCCAGTGTCGGGACCAATTCCAGCTGGAGAAACTCAAGTTCCTGCAGAACTACACGTGCTTGGACAAGCAAGCCCTGGAGCAGTTTGTGCAG GTCATCCTGGAAGCATGGGAGAAAGGGGTCAACCCAGAAGGAAATTCTACCAACCCCAGCAACTGGGACTTCAGCAATTCTTTCTTTTTTGCAGGAACCGTTGTCACAACTATAG GTTACGGTAACTTGGCCCCCAGTACGGTGGCTGGGCAGGTGTTCTGTGTGTTTTATGCCTTGTTTGGGGTGCCGCTTAACCTGGCCTTTCTCAATCAGCTGGGGAAAGGACTCAATGCACACCTGATCACTCTGGAGAGATGGGTGCACAAGCCAGGCCGTGCACGG GTAGTGCAGACGCTGGCATTGGCCCTTTTTCTGACCGCTGGGACCTTGCTATTTCTAGTATTCCCACCTATGATCTTCAGTTATGTAGAAGGCTGGAGCTATGGAGAAGGCTTCTACTTCACCTTCATCACCCTCAGCACCATTGGATTTGGGGACTATGTAGTAG GCACAGATCCTAACAAGCACTACATCTCGATGTACAGGAGCCTGGCAGCAATTTGGATTGTTTTTGGCTTGGCCTGGCTCGCTCTGGTCTTTAACTTGGGAGCTGACCtgatggaaaaattccttcagctAAAGTGGCACAAGCCTGGCACAGCAGAAGAAGCCATTACCAAGATGGAGGATGACCCTGATCAACCCAGAATCCATATACCTAGCTGA